The DNA sequence CATCCACCGGCTCGATCCGTCGGTGGGCCCGGTCGACACCCGTCAGTGGCACGTCGACCGCTAGCCATTCGGAATTCGTCAAGACGCTGCGGCCCTGCCGTTAAGAAAACGTCAAGGCCGGCCGCCGCCCCCTCAGCCGGGTCCTAGCGTCGCATTCGTTCCCGCAGAACGGAGAGACATGGGAGTCGTCATTTTCCTGGTGCTGACGCTGGCGGTCTTCGCCGTGCTCGGCCTGGTACAGAGGTTGGTCGAGCGGCTGTGAACTACGAGAACGTCGTCGGCCTGGTCCTTGCGGTGTTGTTGGCGCTGTTCGTCACCGCCGCGCTGCTCTTCCCCGAAAGGTTCTAGGTAACCCCGCATGACAAGCACTTCGGCGGGGATCGTCTTCCTCGTCCTGCTCATTGCTGCCCTGGCCGCGGTCCACGTGCCGCTGGGCGACTACATGTACCGCGTCTACACCTCCGAGAAGGACTCCCGGATCGAGCGCCTGGTCTACCGGGCCATCGGCGCCGACCCGCGATCCGAGCAGAGCTGGGGCGGCTACGCCCGCAGCCTGTTGGCCTTCTCCGCGGTCAGCATCGTGGTGCTGTTCGTGTTCCAACTGGTGCAGGGCAAGCTGCCGCTGCACCTCAATGACCCGGCCACCCCGATGACCCCGGCGCTGGCGTGGAACACCGCGGTCAGCTTCGTCACCAACACCAACTGGCAGGCCTACTCCGGTGAGTCCACCCAGGGCCACCTGGTGCAGATGGCCGGCCTGTCGGTACAGAACTTCGTCTCGGCAGCGGTCGGCATGGCGGTGGCAGTAGCCCTGGTGCGCGGCTTCGCCCGCCGAAACTCCTTGGAGCTGGGCAACTTCTGGGTGGACCTGGTGCGCGGCAGCCTGCGCATCCTGCTGCCCATCTCCGTTCTGGCGGCGATCGTTCTGATCGCCGGTGGCGTGATCCAGAACTTCCACCTGCACGACCAGGTGGTCAACACGCTGGCCGGCGCCCAGCAGACCATCACCGGCGGTCCGGTGGCCAGCCAGGAGGCCATCAAGGAGGTCGGCACCAACGGCGGCGGCTTCTACAACGCCAACTCCGCGCACCCGTTCGAGAACCCGACCACCTGGACCAACTGGGTCGAGATCTTCCTGCTGCTGGTGATCAGCTTCTCGCTGCCGCGCACCTTCGGCCGGATGGTGGGCAACGTCAAGCAGGGTTACGCGATCGTCGCGGTGATGGGGGTGCTCGCGGTGATCAGCGCATCGCTGATGCTGCAGTTCCAGGTCCAGCACCACGGCACCGTGCCGACCGCGGTCGGCGCGGCGATGGAAGGTGTCGAACAACGTTTCGGCGTCGCCGATTCCGCGATCTTCGCCGACGCGACCACACTGACGTCGACCGGCGCGGTGGACTCGTTCCACGACTCCTACACCAGTCTCGGCGGCATGATGACGCTGTTCAACATGCAGCTCGGTGAGGTCGCCCCCGGCGGCACCGGCTCGGGCCTGTACGGCATGCTGATCCTGGCGGTGATCACCGTCTTCATCGCCGGCCTGATGGTCGGGCGCACCCCGGAGTACCTGGGCAAGAAGATCACCCCGCGCGAAATCAAGCTCGCCGCAAGCTATTTCCTGGTCACCCCCATCCTGGTGCTTACCGGCACCGCGGTGGCCATGGCCATGCCCGGCCAACGGGCCGGCATGCTCAACGACGGGGCACACGGCCTGTCCGAGGTGCTCTACGCGTTCACCTCGGCGGCCAACAACAACGGCTCGGCGTTCGCCGGGATCAGCGTCAACACCGTCTGGTACAACACCGCGCTCGGGCTGGCCATGGTCCTGGGCCGGTTCCTGCCGATCGTCGTGGTGCTCGGCCTGGCGGGTTCGCTTGCCCGCCAGGGGCATACCCCCGAATCGATCGGCACCCTGCCCACTCACCGTCCCCAATTCGTCGGACTGGTCGCCGGAGTGACGCTCATCCTGGTGGCCCTGACGTTCCTGCCCGTACTCGCACTCGGGCCGCTCGCTGAAGGAATCCACTGATGAGCACCCCCACCATCGACGCGCCGCACAAGGCCGCCGACAAGAAGAAGGCCCAGGGCGGCCTGCTCGACCCGAAGATGCTCTGGACGTCGCTGCCCGACGCCCTGCGTAAGCTCGACCCCCGCACGCTGTGGCGCAATCCGGTGATGTTCATCGTCGAGATCGGCGCGGTATGGAGCACCATCCTGGCGTTCCTGACGCCAAGTTGGTTCGCCTGGCTGATCGTGTTCTGGCTGTGGCTGACCGTCGTGTTCGCCAACCTGGCCGAGGCCGTCGCCGAAGGCCGCGGCAAGGCACAGGCCGAATCACTGCGAAAGACCAAGGCCGACACCATGGCCCGCCGGCTGACCGGGTGGGCGCCGGGCACACACGGCACCGAGGAAGAAGTTGCCGCTCCCCTGCTGCGTCAGGGCGACATCGTCGTCGTCGAAGCCGGACAGGTGATCCCCGGTGACGGTGACGTGGTCGAAGGTATCGCCTCGGTGGACGAATCAGCCATCACCGGCGAATCCGCCCCCGTCATCCGGGAATCCGGCGGCGACCGCTCGGCGGTGACCGGCGGCACCACCGTGCTCTCGGACCGCATCGTCGTGCAGATCACCCAGAAGCCCGGCGAGAGCTTCATCGACCGGATGATCTCACTGGTCGAGGGCGCCAACCGGCAGAAAACCCCCAACGAGATCGCGCTCAACATCCTGCTGGCCGCGCTGACGATCATCTTCATCTTCGCCGTCGCGACCCTGCAGCCGCTGGCCATCTACTCCAAGGCCAACAACCCCGGCGTGCCGGACTCGCTGGCCCTGACCGGCAACGGCGTCACCGGCATTGTGATGGTCTCACTACTGGTCTGCCTGATCCCGACCACCATCGGCGCACTGCTCTCGGCCATCGGCATCGCCGGCATGGACCGCCTGGTGCAGCGCAATGTGCTGGCCATGTCCGGTCGCGCCGTCGAGGCCGCCGGTGACGTCAACACCCTGCTGCTGGACAAGACCGGCACCATCACGCTGGGCAATCGGCAGGCCTCCGATTTCGTGCCGCTGCCCTCGGTCACCGCCGAGGACCTCGCCGACGCCGCGCAGCTGTCCAGCCTGTCCGACGAGACCCCCGAAGGCCGCTCCATCGTGGTGTTCGCCAAGGAGAACTTCGGCCTGCGCGCCCGCACGCCCGGTGAACTGCTCAACGCCGAGTGGGTGGAGTTCTCGGCCACCACCCGGATGTCGGGTGTGAACCTGGAGAACGGACACCAATTACGCAAGGGCGCAGCCAATTCGGTGGCCCAGTGGGTACGCGATCAGGGCGGCACCGTGCCCGTCGAACTGGGCACCCTGGTCGACGGCATCTCTGCCGGCGGCGGTACGCCACTGGTGGTGGGTCAGCGACTGGCCGACGGAAGAGCCGAGGTGCTCGGCGTCATCCACCTCAAGGACGTCGTCAAGCAGGGGATGCGCGAGCGGTTCGACGAGATGCGCAAGATGGGCATTCGCACGGTGATGATCACCGGCGACAACCCGTTGACCGCCAAGGCGATCGCCGACGAAGCCGGTGTCGACGACTTCCTGGCCGAAGCCACCCCGGAAGACAAGCTCGCGCTGATCAAGAAGGAGCAGGCCGGCGGCAAGCTGGTCGCGATGACCGGCGACGGCACCAACGACGCACCGGCGCTGGCCCAGGCCGACGTGGGCGTGGCGATGAACACCGGCACCTCGGCGGCCAAAGAGGCCGGCAACATGGTGGACCTCGACTCCGACCCGACCAAGCTCATCGAGATCGTCGAGATCGGCAAGCAGTTGCTGATCACCCGGGGCGCGCTCACCACGTTCTCGATCGCCAACGACATCGCCAAGTACTTCGCGATCATCCCGGCGATGTTCGTGGCGCTGTTCCCCGGCCTGGACCTGCTGAACATCATGCGGTTGCACAGCCCGCAGTCGGCGATCCTGTCGGCGGTGATCTTCAACGCGATCATCATCATCGCGCTGATCCCGCTGTCGCTGCGCGGTGTGCGCTACACACCGAGCAGTGCGTCAAAGCTGTTGAGCCGCAACCTCTACATCTACGGTCTCGGCGGGATCATCGCGCCGTTCATCGGGATCAAGCTCATCGACCTCGTCATCCAGTTCTTCCCAGGAATGTGACATGAACCTTCTGATCCGCCAACACTGGGCCGCGCTGCGCGCGCTGCTGGTGCTCACCGTCATCCTCGGCATCGGCTATCCGTTGTTCATCTGGCTGGTGGCCCAGATCCCCGGCCTGCAGGACAAGGCCGACGGCTCGATCGTGGAGCTGGGCGGCAAGCCCGTCGCCTCCAGCCTGATCGGACAGTCCTTCACCGACGCCAAGGGCAACCCGCTGCCGCAGTACTTCCAGAGCCGCCCGTCGGCCGCCGGCAACGGATACGACCCGCTGAACTCCGGCGCGTCGAACCTCGGCCCGGAGAACATCGTCGATGCCGGCCCCGACAAGCCCAGCCTGCTGAGCCAGGTCTGCACCCGCAGCAAGGCCATCGGCGAGCTCGACGGCGTCGACGGCGCCCGCCCGTTCTGCACCGGCGACGGTGTGGGTGCGGTGCTGGCGGTGATCGGCCCGCGTGACGCCCGCGGCGTCGTCGTCAACCCCACCCAGGTGATCAGCGTCAACGAACCGTGCGCCAGCACGGCCCGGCCGTTCCTGGACACCTACGAAGGTGTGCGGGTGCAGTGCGCCAAGGCCGGCGAGGACTACTCGGCCGGCCAGATCGTGCCGATCCGCGGCTCGGCACCCGCCGATCCCGCGGTGCCCGCCGACGCCGTCACCGCCAGCGGCAGCGGCCTGGATCCGCACATCTCGCCCGCCTACGCACAGCTGCAGATCGCCCTGGTGGCCAAGACCCGCAAAGTCAGCCCACAGCTGGTGCGCAGCCTCGTCGATGAGTACACCGACGGCCGCACGCTGGGCATCTTTGGCGAACCCAGGGTCAATGTGGTGGAACTCAATATCGCCCTGGACCAGAAGTTCCCGCTCAAGAGCTGATCCGCGTGAATGATGATCATGTGGATACCGTCCAGCCGCCGCGGGTAACCAGCAGCGGCGCGCAGAACGCCTCGCCCGGCGACAAGCCGCGGCGGGGCGAGCTGCGCATCTACCTGGGCGCCGCCCCCGGCGTGGGCAAGACCTTCGCGATGCTCGGCGAGGCCCACCGGCGCCTGGAGCGCGGCACCGATCTGGTGGCCGCGGTGGTCGAGACGCACGGTCGCAAGAAGACCGCCGAACTGTTCGACGGTATCGAGGTGATCCCGCCGCGCTACATCGACTACCGGGGCGGCCGGTTCGCCGAG is a window from the Mycolicibacterium anyangense genome containing:
- a CDS encoding potassium-transporting ATPase subunit F, yielding MNYENVVGLVLAVLLALFVTAALLFPERF
- the kdpA gene encoding potassium-transporting ATPase subunit KdpA, whose protein sequence is MTSTSAGIVFLVLLIAALAAVHVPLGDYMYRVYTSEKDSRIERLVYRAIGADPRSEQSWGGYARSLLAFSAVSIVVLFVFQLVQGKLPLHLNDPATPMTPALAWNTAVSFVTNTNWQAYSGESTQGHLVQMAGLSVQNFVSAAVGMAVAVALVRGFARRNSLELGNFWVDLVRGSLRILLPISVLAAIVLIAGGVIQNFHLHDQVVNTLAGAQQTITGGPVASQEAIKEVGTNGGGFYNANSAHPFENPTTWTNWVEIFLLLVISFSLPRTFGRMVGNVKQGYAIVAVMGVLAVISASLMLQFQVQHHGTVPTAVGAAMEGVEQRFGVADSAIFADATTLTSTGAVDSFHDSYTSLGGMMTLFNMQLGEVAPGGTGSGLYGMLILAVITVFIAGLMVGRTPEYLGKKITPREIKLAASYFLVTPILVLTGTAVAMAMPGQRAGMLNDGAHGLSEVLYAFTSAANNNGSAFAGISVNTVWYNTALGLAMVLGRFLPIVVVLGLAGSLARQGHTPESIGTLPTHRPQFVGLVAGVTLILVALTFLPVLALGPLAEGIH
- the kdpB gene encoding potassium-transporting ATPase subunit KdpB, with translation MSTPTIDAPHKAADKKKAQGGLLDPKMLWTSLPDALRKLDPRTLWRNPVMFIVEIGAVWSTILAFLTPSWFAWLIVFWLWLTVVFANLAEAVAEGRGKAQAESLRKTKADTMARRLTGWAPGTHGTEEEVAAPLLRQGDIVVVEAGQVIPGDGDVVEGIASVDESAITGESAPVIRESGGDRSAVTGGTTVLSDRIVVQITQKPGESFIDRMISLVEGANRQKTPNEIALNILLAALTIIFIFAVATLQPLAIYSKANNPGVPDSLALTGNGVTGIVMVSLLVCLIPTTIGALLSAIGIAGMDRLVQRNVLAMSGRAVEAAGDVNTLLLDKTGTITLGNRQASDFVPLPSVTAEDLADAAQLSSLSDETPEGRSIVVFAKENFGLRARTPGELLNAEWVEFSATTRMSGVNLENGHQLRKGAANSVAQWVRDQGGTVPVELGTLVDGISAGGGTPLVVGQRLADGRAEVLGVIHLKDVVKQGMRERFDEMRKMGIRTVMITGDNPLTAKAIADEAGVDDFLAEATPEDKLALIKKEQAGGKLVAMTGDGTNDAPALAQADVGVAMNTGTSAAKEAGNMVDLDSDPTKLIEIVEIGKQLLITRGALTTFSIANDIAKYFAIIPAMFVALFPGLDLLNIMRLHSPQSAILSAVIFNAIIIIALIPLSLRGVRYTPSSASKLLSRNLYIYGLGGIIAPFIGIKLIDLVIQFFPGM
- a CDS encoding potassium-transporting ATPase subunit C, coding for MNLLIRQHWAALRALLVLTVILGIGYPLFIWLVAQIPGLQDKADGSIVELGGKPVASSLIGQSFTDAKGNPLPQYFQSRPSAAGNGYDPLNSGASNLGPENIVDAGPDKPSLLSQVCTRSKAIGELDGVDGARPFCTGDGVGAVLAVIGPRDARGVVVNPTQVISVNEPCASTARPFLDTYEGVRVQCAKAGEDYSAGQIVPIRGSAPADPAVPADAVTASGSGLDPHISPAYAQLQIALVAKTRKVSPQLVRSLVDEYTDGRTLGIFGEPRVNVVELNIALDQKFPLKS